CCCAGCGGTGTTGTGTTTACAGTCACAAACCAGATTGCCCTCTTTGTCTTTGACGCAGCGTGAAGCGTGCCCGTTACACTTGCAGCGCCCACCGACCTGCAAGTCGGCCACCGCATAATGGTAGGACTCTCTCACCATACTTGCCTCATCCTCCTTCCCGTCTCTGCCACTGTAATGTCTGTCTAGCTCCCGCTGGAGGTGAGGCCTGCTGAATACGACCCGAATATCTGTGGCTGTCACCCAATCCTGCAGGACTGGACTGCTGTCAAAGTCTTGGGCAGAGGGTCGTCCATCGAGTGTGCTGAATGCAATCAACCCGCCTGTCAAAGGGTAGAGGTCAGTGTATCCATCTGTACAGAGAGCTTCTTGCTCATTCTGCTTGGAAATAATTGCTTTGTTTGGCTTATTGTACATCTTGCGGCACTGTGAGGAATAATACTGAAAGGGAACCCAGTTCTTCCCATAGTCCATCGATTTAAATATCCCCATAGACTCTGGCcgaggagagcaaaactgcaaaCTGACATAAGTAATTTCAAATTTCTTAttcagagagagagtcagtgtgacaTTGTGCATGGGATTGTAAAACTCTTCTGACTGCCAACAGCTGAGGTTATGAGCATTGTTTAAATCGGTCAGGTAGGTGGCAGGGTGAGCGTGCTTGGGATCTGAAGCATCGCAGATCTGACACATCTTAGTTTTCACACCCATCTTCTCATTGAAGAAGCAGTATCTGTTTGGAGGCCTCCCACATGTGCTGGACACCTGCACTTCCCTGGCAAAGCCAGCGTTGACAAAATCAGGAATGCAGCGCTTAGGCTGCCCTCCTTCATCATAGCAAGGGTCCGAAGAGCTGTGCTGGGGGGCAAAAGCATTGAGAGCACAGGAAGCCCCAAGAATGAAGGCAAATAGTAGCACTAAACTAAATTGCATCATCAACATTCAGGATGAAACGTTTCCAAGAACAATACACAGTAGAACCTGCAAGAAAGAAGACAGGGCATCATCAAATCAGAAACAGTTTGGATATCTTGAATAACATAATTTAATAGATGTTAGTTTGTCAATAAAAATACATGAATAAAGAACAACAGTCCCAGAACCATCTTCTGCTTATGAAATTCTTCCTTTTTGTGTGGAAAGCTAAGTACAGACAATCGGGCCCATTTTGTACTACTGCCTATGTAGCCAAAGTGATCCACCAGGATCTCTCCCACTATATAGCTTGCATTACTGTAGCAGCTTACATGTGGTGAGATATTGCAGAGCACAAGATTCAAAGAGTGGAGAAAGAGATTGAGAATAAAAGAGGCAGCTGCCTGATAGTGGCAGTTACATTCAAACACCCAAAGTATCTTGACTAAATGAGGAGCTA
The Stegostoma tigrinum isolate sSteTig4 chromosome 23, sSteTig4.hap1, whole genome shotgun sequence DNA segment above includes these coding regions:
- the LOC125462225 gene encoding netrin-3-like codes for the protein MLMMQFSLVLLFAFILGASCALNAFAPQHSSSDPCYDEGGQPKRCIPDFVNAGFAREVQVSSTCGRPPNRYCFFNEKMGVKTKMCQICDASDPKHAHPATYLTDLNNAHNLSCWQSEEFYNPMHNVTLTLSLNKKFEITYVSLQFCSPRPESMGIFKSMDYGKNWVPFQYYSSQCRKMYNKPNKAIISKQNEQEALCTDGYTDLYPLTGGLIAFSTLDGRPSAQDFDSSPVLQDWVTATDIRVVFSRPHLQRELDRHYSGRDGKEDEASMVRESYHYAVADLQVGGRCKCNGHASRCVKDKEGNLVCDCKHNTAGPECDRCKPFHYDRPWQRATLREANECLACSCNLHARRCRFNMELYKLSGRKSGGVCLNCRHNTAGRHCHYCKEGFYRDLTKVITHRKACRACDCHPVGAAGKTCNQTTGQCPCKDGVTGITCNRCAKGYQQSRSPVAPCIKIPTVSPRWVASSTEEPADCESYCKPVKGNLKINMKKYCKKDYAVQVNVLDMETVNEWAKFTVNIVSVFRSRDEKIKRADQFLWINMKDLACKCPKIQMTKKYLVMGNTDSVAERLGGLVADKNSLVIQWRDVWTRRLRKFQRKEKKGKCGKA